In a genomic window of Salmo trutta chromosome 32, fSalTru1.1, whole genome shotgun sequence:
- the LOC115171808 gene encoding transcription factor MafG-like, with translation MTTTNKGNKALKVKKEPGENGTSLTDDELVTMSVRELNAHLRGLTKDEILQLKQRRRTLKNRGYAASCRVKRVTQKEELEKQKTALQLEVDKLATENATMKVELDSLRSKYEALQSFARTVARSPAVALTPGGRGVMGPLVPGKVATATSVITIIKSKTGARS, from the exons ATGACTACTACAAACAAGGGAAACAAAGCCTTGAAG GTGAAGAAGGAGCCAGGGGAGAATGGGACCAGCCTCACGGACGACGAACTGGTGACCATGTCTGTCCGGGAGCTCAACGCTCACCTCCGCGGCCTCACCAAGGACGAAATCCTGCAGCTCAAGCAGCGGCGGCGCACCCTGAAGAACCGTGGCTACGCCGCCAGCTGCCGCGTCAAGCGGGTCACCCAGAAGGAGGAGCTAGAGAAGCAGAAGACAGCGCTGCAGCTGGAGGTGGACAAGCTGGCCACAGAGAACGCCACCATGAAGGTGGAACTGGACTCGCTGCGCTCCAAGTACGAGGCCCTGCAGAGCTTCGCCAGGACTGTGGCTCGCAGCCCGGCCGTAGCCTTAACCCCAGGGGGTCGGGGGGTCATGGGGCCCCTGGTCCCTGGGAAGGTGGCCACGGCCACCAGCGTCATCACCATCATCAAGTCCAAGACGGGAGCCAGGTCGTAG